GGGGGCTCGTTGGCACTGGCGTCGAGAACGACTTTCCAAGAGCCGTCCGCCGTCTTCTTCCAGAGGGTGATATAACGGCCAGCGGTAACGACGGGCTGACCATGCTGGTCGACGGAATGGCCTTCGTAGTGTCCCCATGTGAAGCCGGAGTCGTTGGAGGGAAGCATCTGGGCTCCCTGCGGCGTCCAGGTGAGCTGATAGGTGTGGGGATCCCAAGTGGCCGAGGCGGCAATGTTCCCGCGTCCGAGGACGGCGGGACGGCCGTTGTTCAGTGCGACGGCGTCATCGGCGAACCAGGTGGCGAAAGCTTTCCCTCCTCCTGCAGCCACGGATGCCGCAAAGCGGTGCTCGAGATCGTAGAGGAAGAGAACTCCTGGAGAGGCGGAAGGCTGCGCGAGGGGCGAAACGGCGGAAGGCACGGCAAGAGGATCGAGCGCCGAGGAGTGCGAGGACTGGCTTGGAAGCTGGGGGCTCAGCGGCTGCTGCGCGGCAACCGTGGAGAGCGGGAGAAGAATGGCAAAGATCGCCTGGCGAGCGTAGCGGCGCATATGTGGTTTCGATGCTATCAGTCGTGTCGGTTCTGCCTGTATGGTGACGTGATGTGAATTTCCGTTTCCGGGATTAGTACGTGTGGCGCAGCAGGGTGGATCGCGGCTGGTATTCTTCGCAGCACATGAATCTTTCGAAGAACGATCTTGGCGTCTTGCTTCCGGCGGTAGCGCTTGTGATGATCGGTGTGGCCGTTCAGGCGACCGGGCGTGGAATGCATGGGTCGCTGGTGGCGAGTGAGACTTTGCGGTGGGTGGGAGTCTTGGGGCTGGCGGTTTACGCGGTAAAGCGACGGACGCTGACGCCCTGGATCTTTGTGGCGATGGTGGCAGGCGCAGAGATCGGATTCGACGCGCCGGGGTTCGCGGTGGGACTGCGGGTGTTTTCAGACATCTTTCTCAGGCTTATCCGAACGATTGTGGCTCCGCTGATCCTGGCGACGTTGGTGACGGGGATCGCGGGGCATGGGGATCTTAAGGGCGTAGGGCGGATGGGGATCAAGAGCCTCATATACTTCGAGGTGCTGACTACACTTGCGTTGGTGATTGGCTTGGTGGCGATCAATATCAGTAAGGCGGGCGTGGGGCTCACGCTACCGGCGTCGGGTGGGGCGACGGAGACGCTCGCGAAGGTTGAGCCGACGCACTGGCAGGACTTTCTGCTGCACGTGTTTCCGGATAACATCGCGAAGTCAATTGCGGAAGGGCAGATTCTGCAGGTGGCGGTGTTCGCTGTATTCTTCGGGATCGCGCTGGCTTCGCTGCCTGCTGAGAAGGGTGCGCCGGTGCTGCGGCTCTGTGAGAGCCTCAGCGAAGTTATGTTCAAGTTTACGAACGTGGTGATGTACTTTGCGCCGATCGGGGTAGGGGCAGCGATGGCGTTTACCGTGGGGCATATGGGGCTTGGCGTGCTCGTGAACCTGGGAAAGTTGCTGCTGACACTCTATGCGGCTCTGGCGGCCTATGGGCTGTTCGTCATGCTGCCGGTGGCGCTGGTCGCAGGAGTGCCAGTGAAGCGGTTCCTGGCAGCAGTGGCAGAGCCGGCTACGATCGCGTTCGCAACCGCTACGAGTGAAGCGGCGCTGCCGAGGGCAATGGAAGCGATGGAGGCACTCGGGGTGCCTAGGCGGATTGTGTCGTTCGTGATTCCGGCGGGGTACAGCTTCAACCTGGATGGGTCAACCCTCTATTTGGCGCTGGCGAGCGTGTTCGTGGCGCAGGCGGCGGGAGTGCCGATGACGTGGGGAGAACAGCTCTTCATGATGGGGACGCTGATTTTGACGAGTAAGGGAGTAGCGGGTGTTCCGCGGGCTACGCTCGTGGTGCTTCTGGCTACGGCCGCTACATTCCGGCTGCCTACGGAGCCTATTTTTGTGATCCTGGGGATTGACGCGTTGATGGACATGGGGCGGACGATGGTGAATGTAGTCGGGAACTGTCTCGCCAGCGCGGTAGTGGCTCGGTGGGAGGGGCAGTTTGACTTGGAGGAGTTGGATGAGGTGGTGGCGGAAGGGTTGGCGGACTAGCCCCACCCTCCCCCTTTTCTTGCAAAGTTTTCAAATCATTTGATTTAGCTTCGGACTTCGAGGGCCGGGCCAAGCTAAAGTCTTGAAAACACGTGAGGTGATTCCGCAAAGTCTTCTAATCAAAGGAGATAGCCTCACCATGGATGCCGGACGAAACGAGATGCACTTTTACCGTCCGAGGGCTGGATTTGCGATGAAGCGAGGTGGGACGGGGTTGTCGGCTATGTCGAAGAGGCTTAGGTAGGCCAGGCGGATGATTTTTGTCATCTTGGTGAAGTCGATGCGGTCTACGGTGTCGGTGACGTGGTGGTAGTCGGGGTGGAAGCCGGTGAAGAACCAGAGGGCCGGGACGTCGTGGAGGATGAAGGGGAATTGGTCGGAGCGGAAAAAGATGCCGAGGGCGGTGTCGCGGTCGAAGCGGTCGTCGAGGATGAGGCCGACGTGCTGGTCTTCGTGCTGGACGATCTTGAGGAGGTCGGGGGCATAAAGGCTGCCAATGAGGTTGAGGCGATTGGTGGTGTCTTTGGGGATCTCGATAGCGCCGTCAGTCTGGGGGCTCGGGGCTTCGTCGCGACCGATCATGTCGCAATTAATCATGGCGCGGGTGGTGGCTAAGGGGCGCAGGGGATGGTTCGACATGTAGTACGAGCCCTGGAGCGGGCCGCGCTCCTCGGCGGCGAAGACCACGAAGAGGATCGAGCGCTTGGGCTTGACCGGATTGGCGGTGAAGGCGTGGGCCAGTTCGACGACGCCCACGGTGCCGGAGCCGTTGTCATCGGCCCCGTGCCAGATTTCAAGGTGGCGCTTGCCGTCGGGGTCTTCGACCTCGGAGGCGCCGTTGTGATCGTGGTGGGCGCTGATGAGGACGGTTTCGGCGGAGAGGGTGGGGTCGCTGCCGGGTAGGAGTCCGGCCACATTGTAGGCTGTGCCAGTGCGAGTGGAGGCGTTGCGGGTTTCGAGGTGGAGTTGAACGCCGGGGATCTCGCGGGACTGGGGCTGGAGGTCCTTGTCGATGGCGGTCTGGAGGGCTTTGGCGGTGGCATTGGCGGGCTGGAGTAGGTCGGCGGCTACGGTGAGCGGGATGGTGGTGCTGGAGATGTGGGTCTCGTCGTCGACGATGGCCTGGAGGGGGAGCGGGGTGAGGCGTTTGGTGTTGACGCCGACGTAGACGGCCATGAGGCGCTTGTTGGTGGAGATGTGGGTGGCATTCGGCTCAGGCATGAGCAGAACGGCGATGGCACCGTGTTTCTGGGCGTTGAGGAGCTTGACTCGGTTGGTAGCGTAGCGCGTGTTGCCAGTACCGTTGAAGATTGATTTGGGATCGTCTTCCTGGGGCTCGTGCTCCATGAGAAGGACGACTTTGCCGTGGACGTCGACGTTGGCGTAGTCATCGTAGTTGAGTTCGGGCGCGGTGATTCCGTAGCCGACGTAGACGAGTCCTCCGGTCACATCAACATTCTGGCGGAAGGAGCTGG
This genomic window from Granulicella sibirica contains:
- a CDS encoding YybH family protein, which produces MRRYARQAIFAILLPLSTVAAQQPLSPQLPSQSSHSSALDPLAVPSAVSPLAQPSASPGVLFLYDLEHRFAASVAAGGGKAFATWFADDAVALNNGRPAVLGRGNIAASATWDPHTYQLTWTPQGAQMLPSNDSGFTWGHYEGHSVDQHGQPVVTAGRYITLWKKTADGSWKVVLDASANEPPAAGDCCTLPKP
- a CDS encoding dicarboxylate/amino acid:cation symporter, whose amino-acid sequence is MNLSKNDLGVLLPAVALVMIGVAVQATGRGMHGSLVASETLRWVGVLGLAVYAVKRRTLTPWIFVAMVAGAEIGFDAPGFAVGLRVFSDIFLRLIRTIVAPLILATLVTGIAGHGDLKGVGRMGIKSLIYFEVLTTLALVIGLVAINISKAGVGLTLPASGGATETLAKVEPTHWQDFLLHVFPDNIAKSIAEGQILQVAVFAVFFGIALASLPAEKGAPVLRLCESLSEVMFKFTNVVMYFAPIGVGAAMAFTVGHMGLGVLVNLGKLLLTLYAALAAYGLFVMLPVALVAGVPVKRFLAAVAEPATIAFATATSEAALPRAMEAMEALGVPRRIVSFVIPAGYSFNLDGSTLYLALASVFVAQAAGVPMTWGEQLFMMGTLILTSKGVAGVPRATLVVLLATAATFRLPTEPIFVILGIDALMDMGRTMVNVVGNCLASAVVARWEGQFDLEELDEVVAEGLAD
- a CDS encoding M20/M25/M40 family metallo-hydrolase; this encodes MRSPSRSLQIASFLLSTIAFAQTPVPQRVQTGFNAIKESTLRANLTFIAGDGLLGRMSLQPGDEASAEWVASEFAKAGLQPAAKDASGYPSFLQPVPLVEYKPDTGATRLTLTGPATGPATKSWTSADITSSFRQNVDVTGGLVYVGYGITAPELNYDDYANVDVHGKVVLLMEHEPQEDDPKSIFNGTGNTRYATNRVKLLNAQKHGAIAVLLMPEPNATHISTNKRLMAVYVGVNTKRLTPLPLQAIVDDETHISSTTIPLTVAADLLQPANATAKALQTAIDKDLQPQSREIPGVQLHLETRNASTRTGTAYNVAGLLPGSDPTLSAETVLISAHHDHNGASEVEDPDGKRHLEIWHGADDNGSGTVGVVELAHAFTANPVKPKRSILFVVFAAEERGPLQGSYYMSNHPLRPLATTRAMINCDMIGRDEAPSPQTDGAIEIPKDTTNRLNLIGSLYAPDLLKIVQHEDQHVGLILDDRFDRDTALGIFFRSDQFPFILHDVPALWFFTGFHPDYHHVTDTVDRIDFTKMTKIIRLAYLSLFDIADNPVPPRFIANPALGR